A genome region from Fervidobacterium changbaicum includes the following:
- a CDS encoding HEAT repeat domain-containing protein produces the protein MVDTEKQARVKDIRTVQIIVSEKSMEKLIFGKPTVDYFKITRDLLRTYGGLKVVEQRVNETDAQVVIQTEEQANKIDGTVAFRAGEYLYNSKFTINLSEKSKVQVPTFEFEACILEILAYVKGNEVLLAVLKEKDLNRKKASVKAIGNLSDPKFISALVELLPNSPPCLRKLIIESLGKIRDPRVIPPLALSLKDEDPVVRDTAKITLFNALRSGLPVDKTVYSLLEDKKPCVRSAIVDILANVHSDIVVEPLIKALNDENPNIRLRSVQALEKLKDQRAVEPISKLLSDKDPTIRLSAAQAIGTIGHEKAVEMLSAAVNDSEWKVRKSVAEALGKTNDPKTTPYLVELIKDQSPDVRRAAVEALQFVGDETSVKALIEALRDEDSWIRMSAAELLGKIGSSEAVESLIEALQDPSPNVRRAAAEALGRIGDERSLEPLMEKLNDDFTKVREAAAEALGKLHDIRASSSLIDVLENHSEEDPVKEASIRALGNIRDFESVDIIVTMVNDENPNIRKAVVEALGKIGDVRTLNLLVSIATDSNEELSVRKTAIEALGQIGDEQAVYPLIEFLNSDDPDLRKSAAWALGEIGSLGAVEHLVGMVQDRDINVKIAVVEALGKIKDKRSADVIILLLKDKEAEVRKVAIQTLGQIGDNTKIDYLIQSLKDPSANVRKAAAEALGSMGNAEAISALLETLKDEDKDVRMAAMDALTKIGGSKVLEQLLILTIKGNEITTKYQESQTRDRVTGAIGDLMDTVPTILGLGTPQTQKRSSKNTADQKETDVEILIHMVSDEDLDIDLRQRAVVVLGETRAQKAVEALTKMLNDKNESLRESAAISLGKIRDRSALQSLGMLLNDKSSDVKKAAIWAIGEIGVIEALEYLKKALKDSDWTIRDAVVKALRSVWQQNIQGAFELIAQAIRDVDYHVRNSAKIELQIAAKSGCNITDILTKLLKDRDLFVRLGAAEILGYTKDPKAVDALIETLKSVDTAVRKMAIESLGKIGEPDSVAELSKLVNDRDFGVRLALVKTLASIQHENTIEPLTRMLSDQSDEIRSMAVQALGKFKDERVINAVGELLKDENVQIRSSVVQALDNIGGKEVLQLLSTATADNDWRIRKAAIEAIKRIAEKEGIADQRIITEIVNLLKDQNSTVRKAAAETLYSIGNLEVPGIVEAFLDALNDEDSWVRLASVQALGKFGGWSVVDHLISALKDSASYVRRAAAEALGRIGDLRSTQALMETLKDTDWKVRKAATEALGMISDETTVEALADILNDENTEVKITVLEVLGELADSSILDRVATALSDKDPEVRKKAVETIWKLGTPEAVKFLIKALKDHDAEVRIKAQEGILRVSDFSVLGHVNELLKDDDPNVRWLAVQVLKKIGGASVVKPLVKATQDPVFSVRWFAVEALGEIGNQKAILNLSELLEDKDYTIRRSAAEAIGRIGGKQAFEVLIEASGNKNPEVREGAVWGLMKLAVYESEKVVEILEKMTDDVNQNVKKSAIKALTSMRSKEAFKIIIEKLKSQDADTRKIVSEALEEVTGEKFGQDYESWLNWLKDSGLYLDE, from the coding sequence ATGGTGGATACTGAGAAGCAAGCAAGGGTTAAAGACATACGAACTGTTCAAATAATAGTATCTGAAAAAAGTATGGAAAAACTTATATTCGGTAAACCTACGGTTGATTATTTTAAAATCACCAGAGATTTACTAAGAACCTACGGAGGCCTGAAGGTTGTTGAACAAAGAGTAAACGAGACCGATGCTCAAGTAGTGATTCAAACAGAAGAACAAGCGAACAAAATAGATGGTACTGTGGCATTTCGAGCAGGAGAATATCTATACAACTCAAAGTTCACAATAAACCTATCCGAAAAATCAAAGGTCCAAGTTCCAACTTTCGAATTTGAGGCTTGTATTCTGGAGATACTGGCATATGTGAAAGGAAATGAGGTCCTTTTAGCGGTTTTAAAAGAGAAGGATCTTAACAGAAAAAAGGCTTCAGTGAAAGCTATTGGGAATTTGAGTGATCCAAAATTCATCTCTGCCTTAGTTGAACTACTACCTAATTCGCCTCCTTGTCTGAGAAAGTTAATTATCGAATCGCTCGGAAAAATAAGAGATCCAAGGGTAATCCCGCCACTCGCTTTATCACTGAAAGACGAAGATCCAGTCGTTCGTGATACTGCTAAGATCACTCTTTTTAATGCACTCCGTTCAGGCCTTCCGGTTGATAAAACTGTATATTCGCTGTTAGAGGATAAAAAACCCTGTGTTCGTTCTGCGATCGTTGATATTTTAGCAAACGTGCACAGCGACATCGTTGTTGAACCACTAATTAAAGCACTGAACGATGAAAATCCGAATATTAGGCTACGTTCCGTGCAAGCGTTGGAGAAATTGAAGGATCAAAGGGCTGTTGAACCTATATCGAAGCTACTATCAGACAAGGATCCCACAATTAGGCTTTCCGCCGCTCAGGCAATCGGAACAATTGGACACGAAAAGGCTGTTGAGATGCTCTCTGCCGCTGTTAACGATAGTGAATGGAAAGTTAGAAAGAGCGTTGCAGAGGCCCTTGGTAAGACGAATGATCCCAAGACCACTCCTTACCTTGTGGAACTAATCAAAGATCAATCACCAGATGTAAGAAGAGCAGCGGTTGAAGCACTTCAATTTGTTGGAGATGAAACCTCTGTAAAGGCACTTATTGAGGCTCTGAGAGATGAAGATTCGTGGATAAGAATGTCTGCAGCTGAATTATTGGGGAAAATAGGAAGTTCAGAAGCTGTAGAAAGCCTCATTGAAGCTCTCCAGGATCCTTCTCCGAACGTTAGAAGGGCAGCAGCTGAGGCTCTTGGTCGGATAGGTGATGAGCGTTCTTTAGAACCTCTTATGGAAAAACTAAATGATGATTTCACAAAAGTAAGGGAAGCAGCTGCAGAGGCTCTTGGCAAACTACACGACATCCGAGCTTCATCTTCACTTATCGACGTATTGGAAAACCACAGTGAGGAGGATCCAGTAAAAGAGGCTTCAATAAGGGCTCTTGGAAATATAAGAGATTTTGAATCAGTTGATATAATCGTAACCATGGTAAATGATGAAAATCCCAATATACGAAAAGCAGTAGTTGAAGCACTTGGGAAGATAGGTGATGTGAGGACTCTGAATTTACTCGTCAGTATAGCTACTGATAGCAATGAAGAACTTTCGGTAAGAAAGACTGCAATTGAGGCACTTGGCCAGATAGGCGATGAGCAAGCCGTTTACCCCCTTATCGAATTTCTCAATAGTGACGATCCAGATTTGAGAAAATCAGCGGCTTGGGCACTCGGAGAGATTGGGAGCCTTGGAGCTGTTGAACATTTGGTTGGGATGGTCCAAGACAGAGACATCAACGTGAAAATTGCCGTAGTAGAAGCGCTGGGAAAGATAAAAGACAAAAGATCTGCAGATGTTATCATCCTGTTGTTGAAAGATAAAGAAGCTGAAGTAAGAAAAGTAGCTATTCAAACTCTCGGACAAATCGGAGATAACACAAAAATTGATTATCTTATTCAATCACTGAAGGATCCTTCTGCCAATGTTAGAAAAGCTGCAGCAGAAGCCCTTGGTTCAATGGGAAATGCAGAGGCGATAAGTGCGCTTTTGGAAACGTTGAAAGATGAAGATAAAGACGTAAGGATGGCTGCTATGGATGCGCTCACTAAGATAGGAGGTTCGAAAGTTTTAGAGCAACTGCTGATTTTGACAATTAAAGGTAATGAGATAACTACTAAGTATCAAGAATCTCAGACTCGTGACAGAGTAACAGGTGCCATCGGAGACCTGATGGATACGGTTCCCACAATCCTTGGATTAGGAACTCCACAAACACAGAAAAGAAGTTCTAAAAATACTGCTGATCAGAAAGAGACGGATGTCGAGATTTTGATACATATGGTTTCTGATGAAGATTTAGACATCGATCTGCGTCAAAGGGCTGTTGTTGTCCTTGGTGAGACAAGGGCACAGAAAGCTGTGGAAGCATTAACGAAAATGCTTAATGACAAGAACGAATCGTTGCGGGAGTCGGCAGCAATCTCGTTAGGAAAGATAAGGGACCGAAGCGCTTTACAGAGTCTAGGTATGTTACTGAATGATAAATCTTCGGATGTAAAAAAGGCTGCAATTTGGGCGATTGGCGAGATAGGTGTTATAGAAGCTCTAGAATATCTTAAGAAAGCTTTGAAAGATAGCGACTGGACTATTCGCGATGCTGTCGTTAAAGCGCTTCGGAGTGTTTGGCAACAAAACATTCAAGGAGCTTTTGAACTTATAGCTCAAGCAATAAGAGATGTAGATTACCACGTAAGAAACAGTGCGAAGATAGAACTACAGATAGCTGCTAAGTCAGGATGCAATATAACAGATATTCTCACCAAACTTTTGAAGGATAGAGACCTCTTCGTAAGGCTTGGAGCTGCTGAAATACTTGGATACACAAAAGATCCAAAAGCTGTTGACGCTCTTATTGAAACTTTAAAGAGCGTAGACACTGCGGTTCGAAAAATGGCTATAGAATCGTTAGGCAAAATTGGGGAACCAGATTCAGTCGCTGAATTGTCGAAATTAGTTAATGACAGAGATTTTGGTGTGCGTTTGGCATTAGTTAAGACTTTGGCGAGCATACAGCACGAGAATACAATAGAACCACTCACAAGAATGCTTAGTGACCAAAGTGATGAAATTCGCTCGATGGCTGTTCAAGCACTTGGAAAATTTAAGGACGAACGAGTAATTAATGCAGTTGGAGAACTCCTGAAAGACGAAAATGTGCAAATACGTTCTTCGGTGGTACAAGCACTTGACAATATTGGAGGAAAGGAAGTTTTGCAATTGTTAAGTACAGCAACAGCGGATAATGATTGGAGGATTAGAAAGGCTGCTATAGAAGCTATCAAGAGGATAGCTGAGAAAGAAGGAATAGCCGATCAGAGAATAATAACCGAAATTGTAAATCTACTTAAAGATCAAAATTCGACAGTGAGAAAAGCAGCAGCTGAAACACTCTATTCTATAGGTAATCTTGAAGTTCCTGGCATTGTTGAAGCCTTTCTCGATGCTCTAAACGATGAAGATTCTTGGGTACGGTTAGCAAGTGTTCAAGCCCTTGGAAAATTTGGTGGTTGGTCAGTTGTAGACCATTTAATAAGTGCCTTAAAAGATTCTGCATCTTACGTAAGAAGAGCTGCTGCAGAGGCATTGGGGAGGATAGGTGACTTGCGATCTACACAGGCGTTAATGGAGACATTGAAGGACACAGATTGGAAAGTTCGTAAAGCTGCCACGGAAGCTCTCGGAATGATAAGCGATGAAACAACAGTTGAAGCACTTGCTGACATCCTCAACGACGAAAACACTGAAGTCAAAATTACTGTTTTGGAAGTTCTAGGAGAATTAGCAGACTCTTCAATACTTGACAGAGTAGCAACGGCGCTTAGTGACAAAGATCCAGAAGTAAGAAAAAAGGCAGTCGAAACAATTTGGAAACTAGGTACACCTGAAGCCGTTAAGTTCTTAATTAAAGCTTTAAAAGATCATGACGCCGAGGTAAGAATCAAAGCTCAGGAAGGAATCCTCCGTGTCAGTGATTTCAGTGTGCTCGGGCATGTTAACGAGTTGTTGAAAGATGATGACCCAAACGTAAGATGGCTGGCAGTACAAGTATTGAAGAAAATAGGTGGGGCATCTGTGGTCAAACCATTGGTGAAAGCGACGCAGGATCCCGTTTTCAGTGTACGGTGGTTTGCTGTTGAAGCACTTGGTGAAATTGGGAATCAAAAAGCAATTCTAAATTTGTCTGAACTATTGGAAGATAAAGACTACACAATACGCAGGTCTGCTGCAGAGGCAATTGGAAGAATTGGAGGCAAGCAGGCGTTCGAAGTTTTAATTGAAGCGTCAGGCAACAAAAATCCAGAAGTAAGGGAAGGTGCTGTTTGGGGATTAATGAAATTGGCAGTATACGAATCGGAAAAGGTTGTTGAGATCCTTGAGAAGATGACAGACGATGTGAACCAAAATGTTAAAAAGTCAGCAATAAAAGCTCTCACCAGTATGAGAAGTAAAGAAGCCTTCAAAATTATTATAGAAAAACTGAAAAGTCAAGATGCAGATACAAGAAAAATTGTATCAGAGGCACTTGAAGAAGTCACCGGAGAAAAATTCGGCCAAGATTATGAAAGCTGGTTAAACTGGTTAAAAGATAGCGGACTATACTTAGATGAATAA
- a CDS encoding aldo/keto reductase, with amino-acid sequence MMRMKLGNELDVPVVGLGCMRIWDKPISDVERLIATSLELGIDFFDHADIYGGGRSEEVFAQALKNLKIPRDKVIIQTKCGIRSGFYDLSKEHIISSVENALKRLDTDYIDVLLLHRPDTLMEPEEIAEAFGYVHSKGYVRYFGVSNFNSMQIELLSSAVQHKLLTNQLQLSLTNTGMIDSGIFTNTKFHQSINRDGNVLEYCRLKGITIQAWSPFQYGNEYGNIQGTFIDNPLFPDLNLKLEYLAQKYSVSKEAIAIAWILRHPAKIQPIVGTTNPERLRKIAQATEVELTREEWYSLYISAGNMIP; translated from the coding sequence ATGATGCGTATGAAACTCGGCAACGAACTCGACGTTCCTGTTGTCGGACTTGGGTGTATGCGAATCTGGGATAAGCCTATTTCAGATGTGGAAAGGTTAATTGCTACCTCCTTAGAGCTTGGTATCGACTTTTTTGACCATGCGGATATATACGGTGGTGGAAGATCTGAAGAAGTATTCGCACAAGCGTTGAAAAATCTCAAAATTCCAAGGGACAAAGTGATAATCCAAACAAAATGCGGTATCAGGAGTGGTTTTTACGACCTATCAAAAGAACATATTATCTCATCAGTCGAAAACGCGCTCAAAAGGCTGGATACAGATTACATCGACGTTTTGCTTTTGCACAGGCCGGATACACTCATGGAACCTGAAGAAATTGCCGAAGCGTTCGGCTACGTGCATTCAAAAGGATACGTTAGATACTTCGGTGTGAGCAATTTCAATTCTATGCAAATCGAACTGCTCAGTAGTGCGGTGCAACACAAATTATTAACTAACCAACTCCAGCTAAGTCTCACAAACACGGGAATGATAGACTCAGGTATCTTCACGAACACAAAGTTCCATCAATCTATAAACAGAGATGGAAACGTGCTTGAGTACTGCAGACTGAAAGGTATAACAATCCAAGCTTGGTCGCCATTCCAGTATGGAAACGAATACGGGAACATACAAGGCACGTTCATAGACAACCCACTATTCCCAGACTTGAACTTAAAATTAGAGTACTTGGCACAGAAATACAGTGTTTCAAAGGAAGCAATCGCCATCGCTTGGATTTTGAGACATCCTGCTAAAATACAGCCGATAGTTGGAACAACAAACCCTGAAAGACTTAGAAAAATTGCACAAGCTACAGAGGTTGAACTAACAAGAGAAGAATGGTACAGCCTTTATATTTCTGCTGGGAATATGATTCCCTGA
- a CDS encoding UvrD-helicase domain-containing protein encodes MEVEQKLTVAEKVRRDPNKNYFISASAGTGKTYTLTNYYIGILEHYEQTGDSDIVDRIVAVTFTNKAANEMKDRIVKEIQKKLSSLSESDKAYKYWKDVYRNMSRAIISTIDSFCRRVLIEQNIEAGVDPNFKIINELKQRRLIDKATQKAIQLAFEVYDAVESGANYGDKVGNYLYGLTLERSNRVKELLNELAKNTDDIFRLFDVFGSISEVASKIETVVMNWRLELNESKVSEKLLEIFEEAGGALRAFRTISLIAAEFYEAETLDNFEYDFKGVLEKTLRVLENSAIREYYQQRFKYIIVDEFQDTNELQKKIFDLIHTDDNYIFYVGDRKQSIYRFRGGDVSVFIKTMEEFEQKIKSGRTDYEMLSLNVNYRSHPELIDYFNYMSENTIFNSSIYESFSVDSNNSATSKRKSSTKNKSKSKTVNEEIAPSEGLDELLSIDDKIYVHEVFRLRYPELYEKLWFIEKDDKSDAAFSPDENEFLPGEIRRVNYITISKAFLKENVEESEESEEAAGGEVTENLEGTDNAKNLSDMDDRELEAVYVAKVINSLVGKEMTFYEKQDGKFIPVSRKITYKDFAILSYKLQDIEDVYREVFAREGIPLYIVKGRGFYKRPEIKAVISALYVIQNPNSNYYFTQFFFTPFTDDVNRSVDNSEETGKMKNFHKIVTKYSESKEQGSRKSFFQCAKDLIDEGALPEHVVEIIKLVAKYDELKYYLKPAETLKLFVKESGYLKKIARYPNSSQKLRNVRKLLEQAMEFDDQAPTFFELTRLLERISEVQEVEASEISEEEDVVRMMTVHASKGLEFNIVFLVNNDRADKGEEKTFFPESEDGNGRYVYISQFLDKALKKFVSPRMTKELEKELRKLLEAEVIYDETEILRKVYVAITRAKEMLFVVDLKKKDKNNRGVPAIKYLDPHGFEEKIKVIVSLDEIESAIGSVVEPSRNETTLERSIIQPPEALETNVDEDLIFSDFTPMAYKRYISPTLLYGINDEKSEIESVDESSEDFEVAETISAIPRTSFEASKTKARLEALNSLLEKTSEITRGKRIHSMLASVTRYEQLERLVEDGVIPREILKVQILKTLFNESEKIFSEWRLAKTLDIYDEKTGERKSYVLFGVPDKVFLKNGEFYVVDFKSSDLYDSSPDVERYVFQLKFYMMLLSDLGKVRRGYLVSVPRGQALPIDPPQEDFIDDIVERIKKFEEMMSI; translated from the coding sequence ATGGAAGTTGAGCAGAAACTCACCGTTGCTGAGAAGGTTAGAAGAGACCCAAACAAGAATTACTTTATTTCAGCATCCGCTGGTACAGGAAAGACTTATACACTCACCAACTATTACATAGGCATTCTCGAGCACTACGAACAAACTGGAGATAGCGACATCGTTGATCGCATTGTGGCGGTCACGTTTACAAATAAAGCAGCAAATGAGATGAAGGATAGGATTGTAAAGGAAATACAGAAAAAGCTTTCGAGTTTGAGTGAAAGTGATAAGGCTTACAAATACTGGAAGGACGTTTATAGAAACATGTCAAGAGCCATTATCTCAACGATTGACAGTTTTTGTAGAAGGGTACTAATAGAGCAGAACATAGAAGCTGGAGTTGACCCAAATTTTAAGATTATAAACGAACTTAAGCAAAGAAGGTTGATTGATAAAGCAACGCAAAAGGCGATTCAACTTGCTTTTGAGGTGTACGACGCTGTTGAAAGTGGGGCTAACTACGGCGATAAGGTTGGAAATTATCTGTACGGTCTTACATTGGAAAGATCAAATCGTGTAAAGGAACTATTGAACGAACTTGCGAAAAACACGGACGATATTTTTAGGCTGTTCGATGTTTTTGGAAGCATATCGGAAGTTGCCAGTAAAATTGAAACAGTCGTTATGAACTGGCGTTTGGAATTGAACGAATCAAAAGTGAGTGAAAAGCTCTTGGAAATTTTTGAAGAAGCTGGCGGAGCGTTGAGGGCGTTTAGAACGATATCCCTAATTGCAGCCGAATTTTACGAAGCAGAAACACTCGATAATTTCGAGTACGATTTCAAAGGCGTGCTTGAAAAGACATTAAGGGTGCTTGAAAATAGCGCAATTAGAGAATACTACCAGCAACGGTTTAAGTACATCATCGTTGACGAGTTCCAGGATACCAATGAGCTGCAGAAGAAGATATTTGACTTAATTCACACGGATGATAACTACATTTTCTACGTTGGTGATAGAAAGCAATCGATATACCGCTTCCGCGGTGGAGATGTGTCGGTGTTTATAAAAACCATGGAAGAATTTGAGCAGAAGATAAAGAGTGGAAGAACTGATTACGAAATGCTTTCGTTGAATGTAAACTACCGTTCGCACCCAGAACTTATCGATTACTTCAACTATATGTCAGAGAATACGATTTTCAACAGTAGCATATACGAATCTTTTTCTGTAGATTCAAATAATTCAGCAACCAGCAAGCGAAAATCTTCTACGAAGAATAAATCAAAATCCAAAACTGTTAATGAGGAAATAGCCCCATCGGAAGGCCTTGATGAGCTACTTTCTATAGACGACAAGATATATGTTCACGAGGTTTTCAGATTGCGATATCCTGAGCTTTACGAAAAGCTTTGGTTTATTGAAAAAGATGACAAATCTGATGCGGCATTCTCACCAGATGAAAATGAGTTCTTACCCGGGGAAATAAGAAGGGTTAATTACATTACCATTTCAAAGGCATTTTTGAAAGAAAACGTCGAAGAAAGTGAGGAAAGTGAGGAAGCCGCGGGTGGTGAAGTAACAGAGAATCTTGAAGGCACAGACAACGCAAAAAATTTATCAGATATGGACGACAGGGAACTGGAAGCAGTGTATGTGGCGAAGGTTATAAACTCACTTGTTGGCAAAGAGATGACGTTTTATGAAAAGCAAGATGGAAAGTTCATACCTGTTTCAAGAAAGATCACATACAAAGATTTTGCCATACTGTCTTACAAACTGCAGGACATAGAGGATGTCTATAGAGAAGTCTTTGCAAGGGAAGGCATCCCACTTTACATCGTCAAAGGTAGGGGATTCTATAAAAGGCCGGAAATAAAGGCAGTTATCTCGGCACTTTACGTTATCCAAAATCCAAATAGTAACTACTACTTTACGCAATTTTTCTTTACACCGTTCACGGATGACGTAAATCGAAGCGTTGATAATTCGGAAGAGACAGGAAAAATGAAGAATTTCCACAAGATTGTGACTAAATACAGTGAATCGAAAGAGCAAGGATCAAGAAAATCATTTTTCCAATGCGCAAAAGATCTTATCGATGAAGGTGCTTTACCAGAGCATGTCGTAGAGATTATCAAACTTGTTGCAAAATACGATGAACTGAAATACTACCTTAAGCCCGCTGAGACTTTGAAGCTCTTTGTTAAGGAAAGTGGCTATCTAAAGAAGATTGCGCGATATCCAAACTCAAGCCAAAAGTTAAGGAACGTTCGAAAACTGCTTGAACAGGCCATGGAATTCGATGACCAAGCACCAACGTTCTTTGAATTAACAAGGCTCCTTGAACGCATTTCGGAAGTTCAAGAGGTAGAGGCTTCGGAAATCTCTGAAGAAGAAGATGTTGTGAGGATGATGACTGTCCATGCGTCTAAGGGGTTGGAGTTCAATATAGTCTTTTTGGTAAATAATGATAGGGCAGATAAAGGTGAAGAGAAGACATTCTTCCCAGAGAGTGAGGATGGAAATGGGAGGTATGTTTACATAAGTCAGTTCTTGGATAAGGCACTTAAGAAATTTGTCTCACCAAGAATGACTAAAGAGCTGGAAAAGGAATTGAGAAAGCTCTTGGAAGCAGAGGTCATATACGATGAAACCGAAATCTTGAGAAAGGTCTACGTTGCCATTACAAGAGCAAAAGAAATGCTTTTTGTTGTGGATTTAAAGAAAAAAGACAAGAATAATAGAGGCGTACCGGCTATAAAGTATCTGGATCCTCATGGGTTCGAAGAAAAGATAAAGGTGATTGTAAGCCTTGATGAAATAGAGAGCGCAATCGGTAGTGTTGTGGAACCTTCGAGAAATGAAACAACATTGGAAAGGAGTATTATCCAACCACCCGAAGCTTTAGAAACCAACGTCGATGAAGATCTCATCTTCAGTGATTTCACACCGATGGCATACAAACGGTACATCTCACCTACATTGCTTTACGGCATAAACGATGAAAAGAGTGAAATTGAGTCTGTTGATGAATCGAGCGAAGATTTTGAGGTTGCAGAGACGATTTCAGCTATTCCGAGGACAAGTTTCGAAGCGTCGAAAACAAAGGCCAGATTGGAGGCATTGAACTCTCTCTTGGAAAAGACTTCAGAAATAACACGCGGGAAACGTATCCATTCAATGCTTGCAAGTGTGACAAGATATGAGCAACTGGAAAGACTAGTGGAGGACGGAGTAATTCCAAGGGAGATTCTTAAGGTGCAAATATTAAAGACTCTTTTCAACGAAAGTGAAAAGATATTCTCAGAATGGCGATTGGCAAAGACCTTGGATATATACGATGAAAAAACTGGTGAACGGAAAAGCTACGTACTCTTTGGTGTTCCTGATAAAGTCTTTTTGAAAAACGGGGAATTCTACGTTGTCGATTTCAAAAGCTCAGACCTATATGATTCATCACCTGACGTAGAACGCTATGTGTTCCAGCTGAAATTTTACATGATGCTTCTTTCAGACCTTGGGAAAGTTCGTAGGGGTTATCTTGTCAGCGTTCCGAGGGGACAAGCACTGCCAATTGACCCGCCCCAAGAGGACTTCATCGACGATATTGTTGAAAGGATTAAGAAATTCGAGGAGATGATGAGCATATGA